The DNA segment TTTATCGTCTGCTATTCCCGTCCCAGGAGCATTAACTATATTAACCCAACCCCGTAGATAAGCGTTCATTAATCCTGGAGTTAAAAAGTCCAAATCCTCTATTCTCCTATAAATAACGTCAACGTGAACTTCTCCTTCAAGGGTAGAGACTGTAACTTCTCCCTCCCTTATGTTAATATCTGACGGCTCAACAAGAAGAAGGTCGAGTTTATCGGAGTAGAACTTGTGCTCAAAGTATGCAGAGTTATATGTACCGTCAGTTAATATTGCAATTACTGGATCCCTAGTATCAGAAGCAGAGGTCAAAGTTTTCTTTAATTTTTCTAATCCGTCACCTTCATTTCCTTTAACTGAAAATTTATCTCCAAGAACCCTTTCTGTAAGTTCATGAGCCTTTATCGCATAACTCATTCCTGAAGGTATTCTAACGTTATCCTCTAGGATATAAGGAATTCCCTTCACTTTAACTAAATCCTCTCCAAATATGTAAACGTATATTCCTTTAGGAGGATCAAATCCCATCATTTCTGGCCTAAAATAAGGTGAGGTTTCTATCAGATCTTCTGGGACAACTACCTTATCTCCGTGATAGTAAGAATAAAGGAATTTATTTATTGCCTCTGTCCTACTTTTTAAACCTTCATAAATTTTCCAGAATTCCTCTTTCTTCAAAATTCTAGGTATAGGATCAATTTTTATTGATCTATAATAATTTCCAGTATAGAAAGTAAATCCCTCCCTATATGCTAACTCATTTATTAATTGTACATACTTAAAGAAGTCTGGAATTCTCTCTAAATCTGAAAGTAAAGTCTTATAATGCTCCTCTTCATATTCAAGGAAGCTTGCTTTATTTGTTCGTTTAATCTTTATCATTGTTTATACACTATTTCAACGAATATAAAAGTATTATGAGGTTATATATAAAAAATAAAATGAATGTCACGTAATTTGATTAAAAATTATTCATCATTTCACAAGTTAATGAGAATGAGAATTGAAATTTCTTCTTTTACACGAGTTTCCTAGCTAGAGAGCAAAAATTTTTGATAATATTTTCCTAATTATATAATGGTGAAAATATATTTATGGAAATATTGCGAAGAGAATATAATGACGTAAAGAACTTCAGCTCTTGGACTTTAGTTTACGGCAGAAGAAAAGTTGGCAAATCCTTCCTAGTTAGAAAGTACGTAAATTATGATCTGTACTATGTAATAACTAGAGATTTACAAGCTTATTTTCCTACAGACAATTCTTTTAGGAATCTTAATGAAGCTTTTTCCTTAACAATTAAAGCTTTGAGGGAAAATAAAACAGTTGTTATAGACGAATTCCAAAGGATGCCCGAAAAATACTGGGACGGGCTTAGTGTTGAGCATCCTAATGGTAAACTCATCCTTGTAGGCTCAAGCTTTAGGATCATGCAAAAGTTGGTAGATAGGCAAAGCCCACTTTTAGGCCTTGTTTTACCATATAGGCTGGAAATTATCCATTATTCTGACGTTTTGAGTCAAGTAGGCAATCCTTTACTATCATTGATTTACAGAGATCCATGGACTTTAAGTTTCGTTAAAAGCGTGAAAGATTTGGAAGATAAGGCTTATCAGCTTTACATGGTCACTAAAGCATTAATTGGAGAGATTTTTGAAGAGGAAGAAAGGCAGTTAACCAGTCTTTACGAGGCGATTTTATTATCTTTAGCAGAAGGTGAGTGGAACACTGCAATAATTGCAGGCTCTCTTAACAGTAAAGGATTTAACGTTACTCCTTCTTCGGTAAGCGGCTATTTGGAAACTCTCCAGAATATGGGATTAGTTGAGAAAATTCCTATTTATGGAGAGAAAAAGAGGGCAAGGTGGTATTATAAAATTTCATCTCCAATAATATCATTAATTTTTTATGCTGAAGCAAAGTATAACGTCTCATTTACTGAGAACGTTGGAGAACTGCCTATAGGTAGGGAAGTTCAATTTTCTATAGGTGATCTCTTAGCAGAAAAACATAGCGCTACTTTAGCTTATTCTCCTTATGAGGACATAGATATTGTGTTATTAGATAAAGGGAAGCCAATTATAGGTTATGAAGTGAAATTGGGAGAGTTTTCAAAAGCTGAAGCAGAAAAATCAATAGAGAGAATAAGAAGAGCCGGAATTCCTAAAGCAGGATTAATTAGCTTAAGTGAGAAACCAAATTTTAACGCTGATGAAGAATTAGGTCCAGAAGACCTGGTAAGAATTTCTAGAGACGTTTTTCAAAAATATGTAATTAGAAGGTAGGAGTAATGCTTTCCTTCCTTTCTTGTTGCCTAGTGAAAACAGAATTTTTAAACAATATGAACAATTAATAGTGATATGCTAAAGCTAGTAATGAAATAATAGTCTTTTATTTCGCTCCTTTTTGATATAAACTAAAGTCCATTAGTAACAACATTAAATCTATAATCTGAGAAGAAATCCGGTTATCGCATTCGACCATCAACAGTGGAGCCGTCATTTTCATTTATATATCCTACCTAGGTAGAATTCCGAAAAACAGATTATACTAGGCGGAGTTTGAGTGAATATCCGCACAAATAGCATTTGGTAATATAACTGGAAACTCATGAAAGTTGGTTATGCAAACGATACTACCAAGGATAAAATAACCATTAATTTCTCAAAACCGCTAGGCTCTATTACGTAACCTAAAAATGCTGATGAAATTAACGCAATAATCGAGATAACGTAAGTTACGTAGAAAATCTGAGAACCTTGGTGTTTATAGAAGCTGAAGAACTACACCTAGTAATGCTAATGGTAAAATCCTATTGTACTGAGTTTCGTTCTTATCTCCTTCAACATTATACTAACGAGTTGTTCACCTTTTTCATTAAGTTTATAATACTCTCCTTCCTTTTTCTATTAAAGATTCGAGAATTTTTAAATAATAATTTAATTTTCCTATATTTAGTTTCATATCTCTAAGAATTTCTGAGTAGGTAGCCTTTCCTTTATTTTTTAGGTAAATTGGGATATCTTTTATGGTCTTATCTTTAATAATCCTATTAAGATCTATGAGAAAATCCCTCAAGTACTCCTTAAATCCATTTTCCTTGACTTTCATTACATTATTATACATAAAAATTCAATTTTTATTATAAATAAATCTAGTAACGAGCTAATAGATTTAGAAAAACGATAATAGAAAATTATCTTTCTTTAGATTTTCTTAATTGATCAAATATTGAGGAAACAGTGAATAATATGTCCTTAACTTCTTTCCTCTCCTCTTCAGATAGTTTATCTACTTCCATGTCGTTTATTATGCTTAGTATTTCGTCAGCAGTTAACTCCGCCTCATCACACGCTTCACAATCTATGCATTTTTTACAATTTTCATAAGCCTTCATGAAATCTTTGTATCTGTTTTTAATAACTAGGAAGGAATCCATAATGATAAATTATATCTCTTAATATAAGAAGATTACGCAACTAAATACCTTAGATATAGTACAATTGCAGACTGTCCATATAACTATTTAAACTACGGTACCGTATGGTAAAGTTCAGGAAGAGAATTAACGGAAGAAGACGAATTCTTTGATAGACAAGATGAGTGCGTCCAATAATTTAAATTATTTGAAACACATGCAAGATCAACATCGGATCGACGTTATTTAATAACTCTTAAGAGTGTTATCAAGATTTTTAACAAACACGCGTTAGATTAGGAAAGTTTTACTCATTTATTTTGTAAATAGTGACTTAACAAAATAGTTGGACAGACTCAAATTACTTTATTTACCGATACCAGTTGATATGAAATAAAACGCACTTTTTCTATAAAAATACAGTAAAATGAA comes from the Acidianus infernus genome and includes:
- a CDS encoding circularly permuted type 2 ATP-grasp protein, whose protein sequence is MIKIKRTNKASFLEYEEEHYKTLLSDLERIPDFFKYVQLINELAYREGFTFYTGNYYRSIKIDPIPRILKKEEFWKIYEGLKSRTEAINKFLYSYYHGDKVVVPEDLIETSPYFRPEMMGFDPPKGIYVYIFGEDLVKVKGIPYILEDNVRIPSGMSYAIKAHELTERVLGDKFSVKGNEGDGLEKLKKTLTSASDTRDPVIAILTDGTYNSAYFEHKFYSDKLDLLLVEPSDINIREGEVTVSTLEGEVHVDVIYRRIEDLDFLTPGLMNAYLRGWVNIVNAPGTGIADDKITFCFMPQIMEELGIKEGVRQPFSFPIGTTREDIEEKIKNMVIKRREGYGGSGTFVLHDMSEEEKKKVLNEVRKSPEEFMAQELLDFDTVISAIGDSFYQAYADLRFFVFVNDSSTSILSRVAPVGSRVTNNSSGGLVKPVWIV
- a CDS encoding AAA family ATPase — protein: MEILRREYNDVKNFSSWTLVYGRRKVGKSFLVRKYVNYDLYYVITRDLQAYFPTDNSFRNLNEAFSLTIKALRENKTVVIDEFQRMPEKYWDGLSVEHPNGKLILVGSSFRIMQKLVDRQSPLLGLVLPYRLEIIHYSDVLSQVGNPLLSLIYRDPWTLSFVKSVKDLEDKAYQLYMVTKALIGEIFEEEERQLTSLYEAILLSLAEGEWNTAIIAGSLNSKGFNVTPSSVSGYLETLQNMGLVEKIPIYGEKKRARWYYKISSPIISLIFYAEAKYNVSFTENVGELPIGREVQFSIGDLLAEKHSATLAYSPYEDIDIVLLDKGKPIIGYEVKLGEFSKAEAEKSIERIRRAGIPKAGLISLSEKPNFNADEELGPEDLVRISRDVFQKYVIRR